In one Gemmatimonadota bacterium genomic region, the following are encoded:
- a CDS encoding DUF1800 domain-containing protein encodes MTTIPFLWRTHAARRLIALGAVVPSLVLAQRPGASVPRGTKQASGAVTSAVREQTADQQVLQVLNRLAFGPRPGDAATVRSVGVDAWIDQQLHPERINDDAMDQMLARYPMLQQDQASLASQYAEAQRQFRLVKRDTAGRNAPQDIDTNALKEIRRSHAQLVGEIESARVARAVASNRQLLEVMTDFWENHFNVFVGKNAIEPYYLADYDRTIRQHALGKFRDLLGAVAHSPAMLVYLDNAQSRANPGQPTLRPIHAGPGGMVRVQNGALDIEAIIRRRNLDPQQAQQLRQRAAAAAKAGLNENYGRELMELHTLGVDGGYTQQDVIEAARALTGWSVRPPAQGGGFIFRPEWHDAAEKAFLGHTLAAGRGEQDGEDVLDILARSPSTAHFISRQLARRLVSDSPSTALVERAAQTYLRTDGDIREVVRSIVTSPEFFSERAYHSKVKSPFEVVVSTARALGATPDSTARTALAVAYLGEPVFGHRDPNGWPETGDAWMNTGAILNRINFGLAVAANRLPGANMHTLPGIDSLVNAPRATQVDAVVATLLEGAASPDTRKILMSGEHPLAASAASAAQGAANGAVASNDATMDEASMANTPRVKGGGKLQGMPGLQRALARNPIAGPAPQLSGLAQMVGFALGSPEFQRR; translated from the coding sequence GTGACTACTATCCCATTCCTCTGGCGAACGCATGCGGCGCGACGGCTCATCGCGCTTGGTGCTGTTGTTCCGTCGCTCGTGTTGGCGCAGCGGCCCGGTGCGAGCGTTCCCCGCGGAACGAAGCAGGCATCCGGGGCTGTGACGTCCGCTGTTCGCGAGCAGACCGCCGACCAACAGGTGTTGCAGGTGCTCAACCGCCTCGCCTTCGGCCCGCGACCGGGCGATGCGGCGACGGTACGATCGGTCGGTGTAGACGCGTGGATCGATCAGCAGCTGCACCCGGAGCGCATCAACGACGACGCCATGGATCAGATGCTCGCGCGGTATCCGATGCTGCAGCAGGATCAGGCGTCGCTCGCATCGCAGTATGCGGAGGCCCAGCGGCAATTCCGTCTCGTCAAGCGCGATACGGCCGGCCGCAACGCACCGCAAGACATCGACACGAATGCATTGAAGGAGATCCGACGGTCGCACGCGCAGCTGGTCGGCGAGATCGAGTCGGCGCGCGTCGCTCGCGCGGTCGCGAGCAACAGACAGTTGCTTGAAGTGATGACTGATTTCTGGGAGAATCACTTCAACGTCTTCGTGGGCAAGAATGCCATAGAGCCGTACTATCTCGCGGATTACGACCGGACGATACGGCAGCACGCGCTCGGTAAATTCCGCGACCTGCTAGGAGCGGTAGCGCACTCGCCGGCGATGCTGGTCTATCTCGACAACGCGCAGAGCCGCGCCAATCCCGGGCAACCGACGCTTCGCCCGATTCACGCGGGGCCGGGTGGCATGGTGCGCGTGCAGAACGGGGCGCTCGACATCGAAGCGATAATCCGTCGCAGGAATCTCGACCCGCAGCAGGCACAACAGCTTCGCCAGCGCGCGGCTGCCGCGGCGAAGGCCGGTCTCAACGAGAACTACGGACGCGAGCTGATGGAGTTGCACACGCTCGGAGTCGATGGTGGATATACGCAGCAGGACGTGATCGAAGCGGCGCGCGCGCTCACAGGCTGGAGCGTTCGGCCGCCAGCACAGGGCGGAGGTTTCATCTTCCGTCCCGAATGGCACGACGCCGCGGAGAAGGCATTTCTCGGCCACACTCTCGCGGCAGGTCGCGGGGAGCAGGATGGCGAGGACGTGCTGGATATTCTGGCGCGCAGTCCATCGACCGCGCACTTCATATCACGACAGCTCGCGCGCAGGCTGGTAAGCGATTCGCCTTCGACCGCACTGGTCGAGCGGGCCGCACAGACATATCTCAGGACCGACGGTGATATACGCGAGGTCGTGAGAAGTATCGTCACTTCGCCGGAGTTCTTCTCGGAACGTGCATATCATTCCAAAGTGAAATCGCCATTCGAGGTAGTGGTCAGCACCGCGCGCGCGCTGGGCGCGACGCCTGATTCGACCGCGCGGACGGCGCTCGCGGTGGCTTATCTCGGCGAGCCGGTATTTGGACACCGGGATCCGAACGGATGGCCGGAGACGGGCGACGCCTGGATGAATACCGGTGCGATATTGAACCGGATCAACTTCGGGCTCGCAGTTGCGGCCAACAGATTGCCAGGCGCGAACATGCACACGCTACCCGGAATCGATTCGCTGGTGAATGCGCCGCGCGCGACGCAGGTGGACGCAGTCGTAGCGACGCTTCTGGAAGGTGCAGCATCACCGGATACCCGCAAGATCCTGATGAGCGGCGAGCATCCGCTAGCCGCGAGTGCGGCCAGCGCTGCTCAAGGCGCAGCGAATGGAGCTGTTGCCAGCAACGACGCGACGATGGATGAGGCGTCGATGGCGAATACGCCGAGGGTAAAGGGCGGCGGAAAGCTGCAGGGAATGCCGGGACTGCAACGCGCGCTTGCGCGCAATCCGATAGCAGGTCCGGCTCCGCAGCTTAGCGGGCTGGCGCAGATGGTTGGATTTGCACTCGGGTCGCCGGAGTTCCAACGCAGGTAG
- the lpdA gene encoding dihydrolipoyl dehydrogenase, whose protein sequence is MNNCDVLIIGGGPGGYVAAIRAGQLGLSTVCVEMDKTLGGTCVNVGCIPSKALLTSTEHLEFAKLHAAEHGVKIEGVSADLGVMMKRKLDVVAQNTKGIEFLFRKNKVAWAKGRGTLRAGNVVDVTANDGTVTQYQARNVIIATGSVPIELPFFKFDEERVLSNTGALTIPEVPKHLIVIGGGVIGLELGSVWRRLGAKVTVVELAATILPGMDEDVVKEADRIFRKQGLELRPATRVTGGRRDGNKVFVDIEKDGAKETLEGDYVLVAVGRKPVLSGIDAAGLGLALGKRGEIAVDAQMRTNLPNVYAIGDVVGGKLLAHKAEEEGVIAVEVIAGHPVHMDYKSMPAVVYTHPEIASCGLAEHEVKASGRAYRTGKFPMSANGRARTMAETQGFVKFVADAETEEILGCHIVSVDAADLLQEVVLAMEFRGTSDDIGITVHPHPTLSESVKEAALGVSGRSIHI, encoded by the coding sequence ATGAATAACTGTGACGTTCTGATAATTGGCGGCGGTCCTGGTGGCTACGTCGCCGCAATCCGTGCCGGGCAACTCGGTCTCAGCACCGTCTGTGTCGAGATGGACAAGACGCTCGGTGGCACCTGCGTCAACGTCGGATGCATTCCATCCAAGGCGCTGCTCACGTCGACCGAGCACCTGGAATTCGCGAAGCTTCACGCCGCGGAGCATGGTGTGAAGATCGAAGGTGTAAGCGCGGACCTCGGCGTTATGATGAAGCGCAAGCTCGATGTCGTCGCGCAGAATACCAAGGGGATCGAGTTTCTCTTTCGCAAGAACAAGGTGGCGTGGGCAAAGGGCCGCGGCACGCTGCGCGCGGGTAACGTGGTCGATGTGACTGCGAACGACGGAACTGTCACGCAGTATCAGGCACGCAACGTGATCATCGCGACCGGTTCGGTGCCGATCGAGCTGCCGTTCTTCAAGTTCGACGAGGAGCGTGTGCTGTCGAATACCGGCGCGCTGACGATCCCCGAGGTACCGAAGCACCTGATCGTGATCGGCGGCGGCGTGATCGGGCTCGAGTTGGGGTCGGTGTGGCGGAGGCTCGGTGCGAAGGTGACGGTCGTTGAGCTGGCGGCGACGATTCTGCCCGGGATGGACGAAGACGTCGTGAAGGAAGCTGACAGGATCTTCCGCAAGCAGGGGCTGGAGCTTCGTCCAGCGACGCGTGTGACGGGCGGACGGCGCGACGGCAACAAGGTCTTCGTCGACATCGAAAAGGACGGCGCGAAAGAGACGCTGGAAGGCGATTACGTACTCGTTGCAGTTGGACGCAAGCCCGTGCTGAGTGGAATCGACGCCGCCGGACTCGGTCTCGCGCTCGGCAAGCGCGGCGAGATCGCGGTGGATGCGCAGATGCGGACCAACCTGCCGAACGTGTACGCGATCGGCGACGTGGTCGGTGGAAAGTTGCTCGCGCACAAGGCGGAGGAAGAAGGCGTGATTGCGGTCGAAGTGATCGCCGGTCACCCTGTGCACATGGATTACAAGTCGATGCCCGCGGTCGTGTACACGCATCCGGAGATCGCGTCATGCGGACTCGCCGAGCACGAGGTGAAGGCGAGCGGCCGTGCGTACCGGACGGGCAAGTTCCCGATGTCCGCGAACGGCCGGGCTCGGACGATGGCAGAGACACAGGGCTTCGTGAAGTTCGTCGCCGACGCTGAGACTGAAGAGATACTTGGATGCCACATCGTTTCGGTGGACGCCGCTGATCTGCTGCAGGAAGTGGTGCTTGCGATGGAATTCCGCGGAACGAGCGACGACATCGGGATAACAGTGCATCCGCATCCGACGCTGTCGGAGTCCGTGAAGGAAGCTGCGCTCGGCGTTTCGGGTCGCTCAATTCACATCTAG
- a CDS encoding transposase, with amino-acid sequence MPDVVQHIKSLTTARYRHAVTDHGWTRFRGRLWQRNYYECIIRNDRALANIRRYIRANPSNWIETPRWR; translated from the coding sequence TTGCCCGACGTCGTACAACACATCAAATCCCTCACCACCGCGCGCTATCGCCACGCCGTGACCGATCATGGCTGGACGCGTTTCCGTGGGCGGCTCTGGCAACGCAACTATTACGAGTGCATCATCCGTAACGACCGTGCCCTCGCGAACATCCGCCGTTACATCCGCGCCAACCCGAGCAACTGGATCGAAACGCCCCGCTGGCGCTGA
- a CDS encoding DUF1501 domain-containing protein, whose protein sequence is MDRRVFVKSGALALVTMGLSPSFLRRMAYGMELKNVPRGKTLVCLFQRGAADGLNVVVPHGEQAYYDMRPTIAVARPGQAAGAIDLDGFFGLHPSLAPLKPLWDQKLLAPIHAVGSPSTSRSHFDAQDFMETGTPDVKGTPDGWLNRLLAVEGTCQQCQAEPFRAVAMTAQTPRILEGPAETIAMSSLGEFSVRATGSEVERLEALYRTGSADLVHGTGQEMFGAVKLLKNANPQQYAPRNNAVYPKTQFGQRLMQIAQLIKSNVGLEVAFADVGGWDTHVNQGNGTGQLAGRLDDFAKSLAAFTQDMGDQMNDVLVLTMSEFGRTARENGNRGTDHGHATAFFALGGGVKGGKVYGKWPGLAPEQLNEGRDLKLTTDFRTVFSEVAVKHLGASRVEKIFPGYTGGPQEWLGLV, encoded by the coding sequence ATGGACCGCAGAGTATTCGTGAAGTCGGGAGCGCTCGCGCTCGTTACGATGGGATTGAGTCCCAGCTTTTTGCGCAGAATGGCGTATGGCATGGAGCTGAAGAACGTCCCCCGGGGGAAGACGCTCGTATGTCTCTTTCAGCGTGGCGCGGCTGACGGATTGAACGTCGTGGTGCCGCATGGAGAGCAGGCGTACTACGACATGCGGCCGACGATCGCAGTTGCGCGGCCGGGGCAGGCGGCGGGCGCGATCGATCTCGACGGATTCTTCGGACTGCATCCGTCGCTCGCGCCGCTCAAGCCGCTCTGGGATCAGAAGCTGCTTGCACCGATCCACGCCGTAGGAAGTCCGAGTACGTCGCGCTCGCACTTCGACGCTCAGGACTTCATGGAAACGGGAACGCCGGACGTGAAAGGAACTCCTGACGGATGGCTCAATCGTCTTCTCGCGGTGGAGGGGACGTGCCAGCAGTGTCAGGCCGAGCCGTTCCGTGCGGTTGCGATGACGGCGCAGACGCCTCGCATACTCGAGGGACCCGCCGAGACGATTGCGATGAGCTCACTGGGGGAGTTTTCGGTTCGTGCGACGGGCAGCGAGGTCGAGCGGCTCGAGGCGCTTTACCGTACGGGGAGCGCGGATCTCGTGCACGGAACCGGGCAGGAAATGTTCGGCGCAGTCAAGCTTCTGAAAAACGCCAATCCTCAGCAGTACGCGCCACGGAACAACGCCGTTTATCCGAAAACGCAGTTCGGTCAGCGGCTCATGCAGATTGCGCAGCTCATCAAGTCGAATGTAGGTTTGGAGGTTGCGTTCGCCGACGTTGGTGGATGGGACACGCATGTGAATCAAGGGAACGGCACGGGACAGCTTGCGGGACGACTGGACGATTTTGCGAAGTCGCTCGCAGCGTTCACGCAGGACATGGGCGATCAGATGAACGACGTGCTCGTGCTGACGATGTCGGAGTTCGGACGTACGGCTCGGGAGAACGGCAACCGCGGTACCGACCACGGCCACGCGACGGCGTTCTTCGCGCTCGGCGGCGGAGTGAAAGGCGGCAAGGTCTATGGCAAGTGGCCTGGTCTCGCGCCGGAGCAATTGAATGAAGGGCGCGATCTCAAGCTGACTACGGACTTTCGCACGGTGTTCAGTGAGGTAGCCGTGAAGCATCTTGGAGCATCGCGAGTAGAGAAGATATTTCCCGGATACACGGGCGGGCCGCAAGAGTGGCTCGGGCTCGTGTGA
- a CDS encoding PBP1A family penicillin-binding protein, with amino-acid sequence MDLRLGKIGKRQYITAAIAVLIVAIYGSDAWLATCGGDGCPSAADIRSFHPDEGGRVLDREGNFISRLAVVRRVNVPLSAVPVPVRRAFVATEDRRFYDHHGIDWHALVRATLRNIRAGGVREGFSTITMQVVRNTFAVRRYSGRSFRQKLLEMRLSRLLERNLTKNQILELYLNVIYLGNGVYGVEAASRDLFGKSVGDLTVPEGAMLAALPKGPSAYTPRRSPRRALARRNLVLGLMAREGYISPAADSQYVKTPLRVAKNEWRPDMSGDSYAIDAVRDVVDSVLKGGSRDVNDLTVYTTLDERAQIAADRAVRRQAAVIQQESERRGPHVEGAMVALDPRTGDIRALVGGRTFERGGFDRALLAHRQPGSAFKPFVYATALAAGYTPASEVDDAPISVKVGNTIWSPKNDGGEYGGHVTFRRALMRSENTAAVRVSQLVGIPAIIATAHRFGIRSDLPNVPSAALGALEVTPMELATAYAPFANGGFRVTPRLVRRIQTADGQVLWSSDNQRVRVMTPQDAYQITSMLQSVVNYGTGYVIRDLGVDGLVGGKTGTTNDGTDVWFMGFTPTIVAGFWFGYDTPRPVGYNASGGRLAAPAWADFITNGWDEPDPPNSWAPPAGMVPATIDARTGYLATEWCPIRQREYFKPGTLPTTPCPVHSGPPEIQLDSTLIQVPNAVEKIGKGIGGLLHRIFH; translated from the coding sequence ATGGATCTACGGCTCGGCAAAATCGGGAAGAGGCAATATATAACGGCGGCGATCGCGGTTCTCATCGTCGCGATTTACGGGTCCGACGCATGGCTTGCGACCTGCGGCGGTGACGGATGCCCCAGCGCCGCCGACATCCGGTCGTTTCATCCGGACGAAGGCGGACGAGTTCTGGACCGCGAGGGAAACTTCATCAGCCGGCTGGCCGTCGTACGCCGCGTCAATGTACCGTTGAGCGCGGTTCCAGTTCCCGTGCGCCGGGCATTCGTCGCGACGGAAGACCGCCGTTTCTATGACCATCACGGGATCGACTGGCACGCGCTCGTGCGCGCCACGCTCCGGAACATTCGCGCCGGCGGTGTGCGTGAAGGATTTTCCACGATCACGATGCAGGTCGTGCGAAACACCTTCGCCGTTCGCCGGTACAGCGGCCGCTCGTTTCGTCAGAAGCTGCTGGAGATGCGCCTCTCCCGGCTGCTCGAGCGCAATCTCACCAAGAATCAGATACTGGAGCTCTACCTCAACGTCATCTACTTGGGTAACGGCGTTTACGGTGTCGAGGCGGCTAGTCGCGATCTGTTCGGCAAGAGTGTGGGCGACCTCACGGTTCCGGAAGGCGCCATGCTCGCGGCGCTGCCGAAAGGACCGTCGGCGTACACACCGCGTCGTTCGCCACGCAGAGCCCTCGCGCGCCGCAATCTCGTGCTCGGACTGATGGCGCGCGAAGGGTACATATCACCTGCGGCAGACAGTCAGTACGTGAAGACTCCACTTCGTGTGGCGAAGAACGAGTGGCGGCCGGACATGTCCGGTGACTCATACGCCATCGACGCGGTGCGTGATGTCGTTGATTCCGTTCTCAAGGGCGGATCGCGCGACGTCAACGATCTCACCGTGTACACGACGCTCGATGAGCGAGCGCAGATTGCCGCCGATCGCGCAGTCCGGCGCCAGGCGGCGGTGATCCAGCAGGAATCCGAGCGCCGCGGTCCGCACGTCGAGGGGGCAATGGTGGCCCTCGACCCGCGCACAGGTGACATTCGCGCGCTCGTTGGCGGACGTACATTCGAACGCGGCGGATTCGATCGTGCGTTGCTCGCGCACCGGCAGCCGGGCTCTGCATTCAAACCGTTCGTGTACGCTACTGCACTCGCGGCAGGCTACACACCGGCGAGCGAAGTCGATGACGCGCCAATCTCGGTCAAGGTTGGCAACACTATCTGGTCGCCGAAGAACGATGGCGGAGAATACGGCGGACATGTGACGTTCCGTCGCGCGCTCATGCGATCAGAGAATACGGCGGCGGTTCGCGTCAGCCAGCTCGTCGGCATTCCAGCGATTATCGCGACCGCACACCGCTTCGGAATCCGCAGCGATCTACCCAACGTCCCGTCCGCGGCACTCGGCGCGCTCGAAGTCACGCCTATGGAGCTCGCGACAGCGTATGCACCGTTTGCGAACGGAGGCTTTCGCGTGACGCCGCGACTGGTGCGCCGCATTCAGACCGCGGACGGCCAGGTGCTATGGAGCAGCGACAACCAGCGTGTGCGCGTCATGACTCCGCAGGACGCGTATCAGATCACGTCGATGCTTCAATCAGTCGTCAACTACGGCACGGGCTACGTCATCCGCGACCTCGGCGTCGACGGGCTCGTTGGAGGCAAGACCGGCACGACCAATGACGGCACCGACGTCTGGTTCATGGGCTTCACGCCGACGATCGTCGCCGGATTCTGGTTCGGCTATGATACGCCGCGGCCCGTTGGATACAACGCGTCGGGCGGCCGCCTCGCAGCACCGGCGTGGGCGGATTTCATCACCAATGGATGGGATGAACCCGATCCCCCGAATTCATGGGCGCCACCGGCGGGAATGGTTCCGGCGACGATCGACGCGCGAACAGGATATCTGGCGACAGAATGGTGTCCGATCAGGCAGCGAGAGTACTTCAAGCCGGGAACCCTGCCCACGACTCCGTGTCCTGTGCACTCCGGCCCACCGGAGATCCAGCTCGACAGCACGTTGATACAGGTGCCGAACGCGGTGGAGAAGATCGGGAAGGGGATTGGCGGGTTGCTGCACAGGATATTTCACTAG
- a CDS encoding carboxypeptidase-like regulatory domain-containing protein has translation MSRPLFCALALVLGITQSLAAQTSPPLGRDVLHGHISVDAGKPVAGATVTVTMAPDRSYRQTQADSSGYYEIVFPQGTGDYLVHAVAPGMDAARKRVTRSGRDSVFVVDLHLARTAAQQLAAVNVRTRKPKLYGGDDFRGTPGPGAVEHDTWDGVAGSIAPDLAGNLAAMLTTAPGTVMTSSGTSVAGLDPGQNTATLNGLGFAGADVSRSAVTHQHITTSTYDPERGWFGGAQEQIELDEDVIAPIRHAHLTLDAPAFQYTDPASRALGQRFTRRVASIGGADRTHLDKLAYNYGLTASRQIDQPVSLFTAPGSVLSQSGISSDSVARFGSELSAVGLSRPTAPRIGTRTSDHVTFIGQIGNAPSNWATFEDTKTTWTLVGFGSVDRQNSGNLTPSATASAVSIPRNRDLAMQAHLVSHVRDNVLTEGSTGISLSRRETLPGERIPAASLLLASATPADTNIASAVPVAFGGATTQPTIDHWTWETSGAVKWYPLSHPTHRLKLSADARLDGSRAHQIPSLGAFTYQSIADVAANHPSSFTRLLNAPDRSGRVGNAFIALRDWWRVGQSLELLYGLRFEGTRFLGAPNENDAVRAVFGTRTDHVADAYGFSPRIGFTWSLRGDTYERGAAGLIGQTSAFAHGTLRGGFGEFRSFMSPDMVAATSAQTGLRDGELMLTCVGAATPIPEWSAYLASTSNTPTSCANGTPSSLASVAPTVTLFDPAYRTPRSWRGNLSYTSSVWHVNYVLDGFYALNVDQPGRIDLNFNNSPAFITDEGRPVFVAPGSIVQASGIVASSNARRTASFGSVFDNVSTNQSINKRATLTLSPDLDDLQRWFASLSYSLSSTRARSTGFDAETFGSPLERGWARSSLDARHQIMVQGGLTARHLTFTMFGRVQSGLPFTPIVGSDVNGDGLINDQAFIYDPTRTSDATLANGMRALLRGAQPATRSCLERQLGGPAARNSCEGPWTAMLNAQIMYQGKLPFTRWGSVVLFFTNPLGGLDQLVHGADHLRGWGAFAMPDPVLYTVRGFDPSASRFLYAVNSRFGDTRPNATAFRVPFRVTLDISVDLAPDPYESFVKRWLRPGRHGFDGPRMTAAAIKRNYDRILPDPYRAILTESDSLLLTRTQVDSLTQAQAAYRSARDSVVVDFTTYLANQGDDYDVKEATRREVAAVEAATELGHVSIRRSLPKILNKLQLRMLPYPANRLYAAPGDVHGTEALRQR, from the coding sequence ATGTCTCGACCGTTGTTCTGTGCGCTGGCGTTGGTACTTGGAATCACGCAATCGTTGGCGGCACAGACGTCACCGCCGCTCGGCCGCGATGTGCTGCATGGTCATATCAGTGTGGATGCCGGCAAGCCGGTCGCCGGCGCAACGGTGACAGTCACCATGGCGCCGGATCGATCGTATCGTCAGACGCAAGCGGATTCAAGCGGGTACTACGAGATTGTGTTCCCGCAGGGGACCGGCGACTATCTCGTGCATGCTGTTGCTCCGGGCATGGATGCCGCGCGCAAGCGGGTGACGCGAAGTGGGCGTGATTCGGTGTTCGTCGTCGATCTGCATCTGGCACGCACGGCGGCTCAGCAGCTCGCCGCCGTCAATGTACGCACCCGCAAGCCGAAGCTGTACGGTGGTGACGACTTTCGCGGCACGCCCGGACCCGGTGCCGTTGAGCACGACACATGGGACGGCGTCGCTGGCTCTATCGCACCGGATCTCGCCGGGAATCTTGCCGCCATGCTCACCACCGCACCTGGAACGGTAATGACTTCGAGCGGCACGTCCGTCGCGGGGCTTGATCCGGGGCAAAACACTGCGACGCTTAACGGACTGGGGTTTGCCGGAGCCGATGTGTCTCGCAGCGCTGTTACGCACCAGCACATCACGACGTCCACCTACGATCCTGAACGTGGGTGGTTCGGTGGCGCGCAGGAACAGATCGAACTGGACGAAGATGTCATCGCACCGATTCGCCACGCGCATCTCACGCTCGACGCTCCAGCATTTCAGTATACGGACCCGGCGTCGCGCGCTCTCGGACAACGGTTCACGCGTCGCGTCGCTAGCATCGGAGGTGCGGACCGCACCCATCTTGACAAGCTCGCGTACAACTATGGACTGACAGCGTCCCGCCAGATCGATCAACCGGTGTCCCTGTTCACGGCACCTGGCAGCGTGCTGTCGCAATCCGGCATCTCGTCTGATTCCGTCGCGCGATTTGGATCAGAGCTCTCTGCCGTGGGCCTTTCGAGGCCAACAGCTCCTCGTATTGGCACGCGCACATCCGATCACGTCACTTTCATCGGACAGATCGGAAACGCGCCAAGCAATTGGGCGACTTTCGAGGATACGAAAACTACATGGACGTTGGTCGGGTTTGGCTCGGTCGATCGGCAGAACAGTGGCAATCTCACGCCGTCAGCCACAGCCAGCGCGGTGAGCATTCCGCGGAATCGCGATCTTGCTATGCAGGCGCATCTGGTGAGTCATGTGCGCGACAATGTGCTGACAGAAGGGAGCACAGGGATATCGCTCAGTCGTCGCGAGACTCTTCCGGGTGAGCGAATTCCGGCTGCATCTCTCCTGCTCGCGTCAGCGACACCGGCTGACACGAACATTGCGAGCGCGGTGCCTGTGGCGTTCGGTGGAGCGACGACACAACCCACGATCGACCATTGGACATGGGAGACATCGGGAGCTGTAAAATGGTATCCGCTCTCGCATCCGACCCACAGACTCAAGCTGTCGGCGGATGCGCGATTGGATGGCAGTCGCGCGCATCAAATACCATCGCTCGGCGCCTTCACATATCAGTCAATCGCCGATGTCGCGGCGAATCATCCATCGTCATTTACGCGTCTGCTGAACGCGCCGGATCGATCCGGACGGGTCGGTAATGCGTTCATTGCATTGAGAGATTGGTGGCGCGTGGGCCAATCGCTGGAGTTGCTCTACGGGCTCAGATTCGAGGGAACGCGATTCCTCGGCGCACCGAACGAAAATGACGCCGTGCGTGCCGTATTTGGGACTCGCACTGATCACGTGGCGGATGCATATGGCTTCAGCCCGCGGATCGGATTCACCTGGAGCCTTCGCGGTGATACCTATGAGCGCGGCGCCGCTGGCCTGATTGGCCAAACCTCGGCGTTTGCGCACGGCACTCTCCGGGGCGGCTTCGGTGAATTTCGAAGTTTCATGTCGCCGGATATGGTTGCGGCAACCAGCGCGCAAACAGGATTGCGTGATGGCGAGTTGATGCTGACGTGTGTGGGAGCTGCCACGCCAATCCCGGAATGGTCAGCGTATCTCGCCAGTACGAGCAACACTCCGACGAGCTGCGCGAACGGTACGCCATCGTCTCTTGCGTCCGTGGCGCCCACTGTCACGTTATTCGATCCGGCGTACCGCACGCCGCGAAGCTGGCGTGGAAATCTGAGCTATACGTCGAGCGTATGGCACGTCAACTACGTACTGGATGGATTCTACGCCCTGAACGTGGACCAGCCCGGTAGAATCGACCTCAATTTCAACAATAGCCCCGCGTTCATCACCGATGAGGGAAGGCCCGTATTCGTCGCGCCGGGAAGCATCGTACAGGCGAGTGGGATCGTTGCATCGAGCAATGCTCGCCGTACGGCGAGCTTCGGCAGCGTCTTCGACAATGTGTCCACAAATCAATCGATCAACAAGCGCGCGACGCTCACGTTGTCGCCTGACCTCGACGATCTGCAGCGGTGGTTCGCGTCACTGAGTTACAGTCTTTCCAGCACTCGCGCGCGAAGTACCGGCTTCGATGCCGAGACGTTCGGCTCTCCGCTGGAGCGAGGCTGGGCACGCAGCAGCCTCGACGCAAGACATCAGATCATGGTGCAGGGCGGACTGACTGCTCGTCACCTGACATTCACGATGTTCGGAAGAGTACAATCCGGCCTGCCGTTCACACCGATAGTCGGCAGCGACGTAAACGGTGACGGACTGATCAACGACCAGGCATTCATCTACGACCCCACCAGGACATCCGACGCGACGCTCGCGAACGGAATGCGCGCACTGCTGCGCGGTGCGCAGCCCGCAACGCGGAGCTGCCTCGAGCGACAGCTCGGTGGTCCCGCTGCCCGCAATAGCTGCGAGGGACCATGGACCGCGATGCTGAATGCACAGATCATGTATCAGGGCAAGCTTCCGTTCACGAGATGGGGATCGGTGGTATTGTTCTTCACCAACCCGCTCGGCGGGCTGGATCAGCTCGTGCACGGAGCTGACCATCTGCGGGGCTGGGGGGCGTTCGCGATGCCAGATCCAGTTCTGTACACCGTGCGAGGTTTCGATCCATCGGCCAGCAGATTCCTGTACGCGGTGAATTCGCGATTTGGCGATACGAGGCCGAATGCGACGGCCTTTCGCGTCCCATTCCGAGTGACGCTGGACATTTCTGTAGATCTTGCACCAGATCCGTACGAGAGTTTCGTCAAACGCTGGCTTCGCCCCGGGCGCCACGGATTCGACGGCCCGCGAATGACCGCAGCCGCGATCAAGCGAAACTACGACAGGATATTGCCGGACCCGTATCGCGCGATACTCACGGAATCTGACTCGCTGCTGTTGACTCGGACACAGGTCGACAGCCTCACACAGGCCCAGGCAGCGTATCGCAGCGCGCGGGATTCAGTGGTGGTCGATTTCACGACATACCTGGCGAATCAAGGTGACGACTACGACGTCAAAGAAGCGACCAGGCGCGAGGTTGCCGCCGTCGAAGCAGCAACCGAACTGGGACACGTAAGCATAAGGCGTTCACTGCCGAAGATTCTCAACAAGCTGCAGCTACGCATGCTGCCCTACCCCGCCAACCGCCTGTACGCGGCGCCGGGCGACGTGCATGGCACCGAGGCGTTGCGGCAACGTTGA